CCTATGCGGACGGCACCGACATCGAAGCCCGCGCCCAGATGATGAGCGCGGCGGCGATGGGGGCCACCGCCTTCCAGAAAGGCTTGGGCGCCATCCACGCCATGAGCCACCCCGTCGGCGCGGTGTTCAACACCCACCACGGCACCACCAACGCGGTCTGCATGCCCGCCGTGCTCGAGTTCAACGCGCCAGTCATCGCCGACCGCTTCCAGCAAGCCGCCGCCTATCTGGGCATCGACGGCGGCTTCGACGGCTTCCGCAGCTTCGTGCAAGAGTTCAACGACAGCCTCGCCATCCCCCGCAATCTCTCCGACCTCGGCGTCACCAAAGCCGCCATCCCCGAATTGGTCCAGGGCGCAATCATCGACCCCTCATGCGGAGGGAACCCAATCCAACTCAACCAACAAAACATCACTGAGCTGTTTAAAGTGGCGATCTGACAGTGAGCGCTGAAATCGTTCTCATAATCCTTGCGGCCGCGTTGCTGCATGCGATCTGGAACACGGTTGTAAAAACGGCCGCTGACCGAACAGTCACGCTGGGTCTGGTTGCACTGGGGCATGTTATCCCGGGGGCGCTGATGGTAGCGGTTCTGCCGCTGCCGAATGTCGAGAGCCTGCCATATCTGGCAGGTTCGACTGTCGTTCATTTCGGATATTTCTACATGCTGAATCAGGCCTACCGGCATGGTGATCTCAGTGTGGTGTACCCGATCGCGCGCGGTGTGGTTCCTGCGCTGGTCGCTCTTTGGGCCGTAATATTTGCGGGCGAACATCTGCCGACGCAGGCATGGATTGGGATCGCGGTGATTGCCACCGGCATTCAACTGTCCAGCTGGTCGGTTTTGAGGCAAGGGGTCGGTAGGGCATCGCTTGTTTTCGCATTGGGAACGGGCTGCTTTATTTCCATCTACTCGCTTGTGGATGGCCTGGGCGTGCGGGTGTCAGGCAACATCCTGAGTTATTGGGCCTGGCATTCGGTTCTGCATATCTTTGTTGTGGGCTTTGTCGCGCTACGGCGAGGCGCGCGTGTGCTTGATTTGCCTCTGCGCATCTGGGTGATCGGGATTGCAGGCGGAATGGTGTCGATGACGGCTTACGGCCTAGTGCTTTATGCCAAGAATTTCGCTCCGCTTGGCGTCGTGTCAGCCTTACGCGAAACTTCAGTGATCTTCGCGGCCCTGATCGGATTTCTGTTCCTGGGTGAAGGCAATCCCATGCGACGCCTTCTGGCAGCCGTGATGATGGCTGCAGGCGTGACGCTGATCGCATTGTCGTCATGAACACATGCTGGGATGAGTTGAATGATTCTTGCGAGAGATCTGAAATCCACCTGTCAAGCCGCATGAAACTGCAGGTTTGTTGTGCCATGTTGACCGGAAAAGGCAAAAAAACCAAAATTGTCGCAAAAGATTTACATTTATTGTGGATTTTTGCGCGAAAATGTGACCGAGTCTGAAAATGGATGATGATAGCGTAACCATCCCACATCGTGGCCGAGAGCTGCTGGATGTCCTTGCGCGGCTGGGGGGGTCAGCGCGCAACACTCAGA
The Ruegeria sp. SCSIO 43209 genome window above contains:
- a CDS encoding EamA family transporter — encoded protein: MSAEIVLIILAAALLHAIWNTVVKTAADRTVTLGLVALGHVIPGALMVAVLPLPNVESLPYLAGSTVVHFGYFYMLNQAYRHGDLSVVYPIARGVVPALVALWAVIFAGEHLPTQAWIGIAVIATGIQLSSWSVLRQGVGRASLVFALGTGCFISIYSLVDGLGVRVSGNILSYWAWHSVLHIFVVGFVALRRGARVLDLPLRIWVIGIAGGMVSMTAYGLVLYAKNFAPLGVVSALRETSVIFAALIGFLFLGEGNPMRRLLAAVMMAAGVTLIALSS